The proteins below come from a single Microtus ochrogaster isolate Prairie Vole_2 chromosome 8, MicOch1.0, whole genome shotgun sequence genomic window:
- the Otub1 gene encoding ubiquitin thioesterase OTUB1 → MAAEEPQQQKQEPLGSDSEGVNCLAYDEAIMAQQDRIQQEIAVQNPLVSERLELSVLYKEYAEDDNIYQQKIKDLHKKYSYIRKTRPDGNCFYRAFGFSHLEALLDDSKELQRFKAVSAKSKEDLVSQGFTEFTIEDFHNTFMDLIEQVEKQTSVADLLASFNDQSTSDYLVVYLRLLTSGYLQRESKFFEHFIEGGRTVKEFCQQEVEPMCKESDHIHIIALAQALSVSIQVEYMDRGEGGTTNPHVFPEGSEPKVYLLYRPGHYDILYK, encoded by the exons ATGGCGGCGGAGGAAcctcagcagcagaagcaggagccgCTGGGCAGCGACTCCGAAG gTGTTAACTGTCTGGCCTATGATGAAGCCATTATGGCTCAGCAAGACCGAATTCAGCAAGAG ATTGCTGTGCAGAATCCTCTGGTGTCCGAGCGTCTGGAACTCTCAGTTCTGTACAAGGAGTACGCTGAGGATGACAACATCTATCAACAGAAGATCAAG GACCTCCACAAAAAGTACTCCTACATCCGGAAGACCAGGCCCGATGGCAACTGCTTCTACCGAGCATTTGGATTCTCCCACTTGGAGGCACTCCTGGATGACAGCAAGGAGCTGCAGCG GTTCAAGGCTGTGTCTGCCAAGAGTAAAGAGGACCTGGTGTCCCAGGGCTTCACTGAGTTCACAATTGAGGACTTCCACAACACG TTCATGGACCTTATCGAGCAGGTGGAGAAGCAGACCTCGGTAGCTGATCTGCTGGCCTCCTTCAATGACCAGAGCACCTCAGACTACCTTGTGGTCTACCTGCGACTGCTCACCTCAGGCTACCTGCAGCGGGAAAGCAAGTTCTTCGAGCACTTCATTGAGGGTGGCCGGACTGTTAAGGAGTTCTGCCAGCAG GAGGTGGAACCCATGTGCAAGGAGAGCGACCATATCCACATCATCGCCCTGGCCCAGGCCCTCAGCGTGTCCATCCAAGTAGAGTACATGGACCGTGGTGAAGGTGGCACCACCAACCCACACGTCTTCCCCGAGGGCTCCGAGCCCAAGGTCTACCTTCTCTACCGGCCTGGACACTACGATATCCTCTACAAATAG